The DNA region TATATTCCAAATTATGCATGCATAATAGGAGtatattatattcataaaacattttttatttaaacctaccatcaaaaaaaattttttaataggGAAATTATTTTTGTCTACATGGCTTCTTTTCCAATTAAATAATTCCAAATGGCAAGATTTTTATAGTTTTGCCATTTGTTATTTTCCTTCaaaattaatagtaattatgattctttaggatttctCTTAATCCATAAGCATTATcagtttcaacaaaaaaatgctTTGCAATGTGTTAGCGGAGTTATTTCGTGTACAATTGCTAACAACTGATCTGATTTTATTTGTAAGCCAAACAATTTGTTTTCTGCCCTTGATTAGCGTTTTAAAATTCTCTTCAGATAGTTACTGTGTTCGACGGAAAAAAACAAATGATCATTTTCAGTACTGTATTCGACGGAAAAAAACACGAAAAAAACAATTTGTCACACAGAAACAAGATGTATCCTGTATGTGTTTTTTGGATGAAAGGCAAGCATTTTATATGATCAATTCCATCATATCTCATCATTTTCATATTGTTTTCCTTGGTTTGTTGCCTCATCTTCTTCCATCCAATTCTATCATATCTCTCATCTCCAACCTCCATATAACCAGTCACACCGTCTTTTCAGTCTTATGCTAGGCTTCAATACAAGTAAATAACTTTAGAACATACACTAatacaaaaaagtttaaaataattgTCTGCTGATCGTTTACTTCCAGAATCATAAAATAACCAATATAGTCCAACTAGTGGGCAAGATAAAAGAAAGAATGTTGCATTTCTCATGCTCTTAGGTTGCATCAATTTCGGAAAGAAAGATTCTGATGATAAATGCAATGTAAAAGATTTTGGTGAAGAGATGTTTTGATTTGGAATTTAGAGAAAACGAAATGTTTTGCAGAGCAGAAATATAATCCATAGTCTACAGTAGGGGGACAGTAATGGTCATTGTTGTGTTTTTGATACCGATGATAGTTCTGTTGATTGCCATTTGCTGATGTCCCTTTGTTTTGCTTCATTTGGAATAAATCATGTGTCATGCATATGATGACTTAATTTTTTgcgtatttttttttctggaaTACTCTATTTGTCTATTTTGATTGGTGTCCCATTAATACAATGTATGTATATGATCAAGTGTCCTATTTTTGTTTGACgatgaatttaaataataataattatttaatcatcaaaGAGTTATTCTATTAATGCTTAGAAAATCTGAAATCAGCTTGAAATATTTTGGTGCATCATTTAGCTGTTTCTAAAAAGAACCATACTAAGTTTATCTCTGTAATTTACACATATTACACTATATATAGACAAGCATTAATTTAGAATGCAAGTGTTCAAACTAACCTTGTAATGTCCAAATTTGaccactttttttttcttttttttgtctaATCTTTCTCCTAGCAACCACtgaattaataaaaaatcagTTCCTTTTATACAATTATGTTCTTTCAACAAAATGATAGTGTTAATTGCATATGGATACACCAACAACTTGAGTGAAGATGATTTCCAATGAGCCATGGTTGTTGACCCTTCTTTGTTCTCTATCACTCACTTTTGTCTTGTATGATTCCAAAGATCCAATTTCTTCGTGTACTTTTGTTAGTTGTAACCTTTTTTGGTCACTTCATATTTGGGTTGTGAAGCTTCTTCTTATATTTTGGTTATACCATATCTACATTCTGGATCAGCCTCTCTTTCATCTTATCTTTGTTATCCTCAACTCCTACCTTAAAAATGATTGTGCTGCTGGTTctatattatactccctcctattcaaatcaaatgtcccatttgtttttttttttacactattAATCCAACACtctttgtttatattttattctcaatctataagttaaaacatagtcgaATGAGATCCCGTTTGgctcgtctcaatgtaaattttattgatatcaactttttataaattttaaccaagtataattagagatattaggATCGAAATAGTACATCGCCAAGTGTGCAAAATCAAAGGggacatttgattagaataggagggagtagtatTATCAAACATACTCCTTAACATACACATATCTACCTGTTTAATATTCTAAAATTATGCTAGCTTACTAGCTTAGTAAGCAAAGTTAGCTGAGTGAAACTTCTACCTTCTTACAATTATATAACTATTCTTTATTTATCGGATTATTGCACTCTTTTCTTTATATGTGAAACATTTTGATCTTGTATTCATTGTTCCGGATGATGTACCCCTTGTAGACACTTACTGATAGCTATAATGTACATCATTATTACAATTTACAGCATCTAAAATTCTCAGCATAAGACATCTAAAATCTTCTATCCGAGTCTTCATTTAGACCTTTTTTTGGCCTGAAAGAGAAATAACTcgaatttataaaataaagcaGTCAATTTCACCCTAAAATTGAGATGGACTAATGTGACCTAAGATTCCTCTAGATTCTAGAAGCAAACCCGAATTTtgaattatgaaatattaatcATGTCCGTTTTTAAACATTAAATGTTGGGTGGCTAATTATGGATTGGATAAGTGCTAAAAAGCATCAGGATTTGACTTCCCCTTGGTTAAGACAAATTGATTGATGTGGTGGGATTTCCCCGTCACTGATTGTGggggaaaattatattatagatGTGGATATAGAGAGAATCAGAGAAGTAACCATACAAAATAATTGTGATTAACAACTCACAATTTTTTTCTTAGAATGACATGGTGTATCATATCTGCAGGTTCTTAAAGGTCACATTGCATTAGATAGTGCTCGGTTTCCAAAAGGAACTAGTGGTAATTCAACTCGAGCTTTTctattttgaaatttgatttaGCGTCTGTGGAAGTCTATTATGCTGTTGATTTGATATACTTCTGATAGACGCTCCAACAGAATATTTATCGTGATGCTCTTACAACCCATTATATTCAGTTTGATGTGCTTAAATTCCTCATCCATGTGGCTGCTCTGATTTGATGATTGATGTATCAGGTCATGCTCTTGACATTCTTGCACGGATTCCTTTGTGGAAGTTTGGGCTTGATTACCGACATGGTACAGGTCACGGTATAGGGTCTTATCTCAATGTGCATGAAGGTTAGTCATGAGTTTGTCGTTTCTATTTCTCTTGTACATGACTGCACGTTCACTATGTCATGAGAAGTCTTTTAGCCCAATGAACATCTAGGTAAAGCTGGCATAGAACAATGCCTTGACATCACTTTTTTTCATAAAGAGCTCTATTTTATCCTTAGTTTAAAACCCTATTGGACATGCATAAGGGATTTTGGGGCATTAAATGAGCTCTGCTGGTTACGGAAGTTTTCTTGGAGGTTTTTGGGGACTCAACGAAAAGTATGGAACTAAAGCATGACTACAAGAACTTACAAAATGTTCAAAGCTTTTCTGGAAGGGGGCCTCTAAGAGTAGTTGTCACTAGATTGTTCTAGGAGGGCTTGTAACACTTGTAAATACTTGTAATGTAGAAATGGGTCTAAAATATTCTGAGGGGGAATGTCTCTAGAATATTTTTAGAAGCTTGTACATAGTCTAAGATCTACCATTGTATATTATATTCTAGAGCATGCTGCAATTTATAAACTGCAAGTTAAGGAGGTTAAGGGTCACTAGGGATGGTTGCCTATGAATATGCAATAGGCACCAAGGATCATTTATACTAACCAAATGAGTGAATGTAAGGATCATTTGTACTAACCAAATGAGCTCCCTTCACTTCATTTCCCTGCCCTTCCCTTTTTCTGTCCTAATGTAGGAAATATTATCCTTCATTTTCTTCCCTTTCTTCGCCTCCATTCCTCCTATCCAAACATAAACCTAACACGGAGTACTAGGGAAGTCTGTCACTTGAGTGAGCTAGCAAGATATTCTATCCGACATAAGTATCGCTTCCAAGCAACGAAGTTTGTCCAGTGGCACACGTGGACGTGACTACTGTTTTGAAGTGAGCCAAAGGGTCCGTACATGAAACTAGCTCTCATAGCTTTTATGTGTGGGTTGACTATCAAGTAAAACTAACAGTTCATGTGATTTTGGCTATGTTCAGGCTTCAGCTGTTTTTTTATGCAAGAAAAGAAGGGAATTTATATTACAGTACTCGAAAAGCACAAACACAGTATAATGGCTATTAATATTGAGAATATTACCTTTTCCTTGTCCATATAAACCATTTTGTTTGACCCTGACTTGGCTTGTAAAACCCTATTTTATTGGTGAAAATGTGGTGTTATTTATCAAGATTGTACCATTTCATCAAAGTTACTGCTTAGCTCCACTTATCAtttgtatttgattttataaCTTTTGTTCTTTTTTCCCTTCTGTCATGAGCAGGTCCACACTTAATTAGTTTCAGACCCCAGGCTCAGAATGTTCCTCTGCAGGCTACAATGACTGTAACTGATGGTTAGTATGTAACAAATACATTTATGTATATCTATTGACTACTGAGTTTTAACTATTTATTTGCCGTTCGTTGCTCTGATATGTACGAtacaaaacttaattttaaaattttgtttgctGATGATTGCTCTGATATATTTTGTTGCCAATTATTATGTAGCAAATACATAGATTGATTGCTCTGATATTTATGCTACAGAAATGCTCATCAATTCATGATTTGCAGaagttaaatattatttttttttaaaaaaagtttccaTAGATGTGGGTTTTGGCAATGCATTTTTCATGCAACATGAGTGTGAGCATGAGCATCATTGCTACAGTAAAAGAAGTTTTTGAGCTATACCCCGAGGGATATCAGTATTTATTTCTAACCCTTTCATCTTGCTAGTACAATTTGTTTCTATCACAGGTTCTTACCCTTAGACCCGATGTTTCATCTAATGTCTTGACGATTTGCATTGTGTTTTGTTGATTTCTGCAGAGCCTGGTTACTATGAGGACGGAAATTTTGGTATAAGATTGGAGAATGTGCTTTTTGTAAAGGACGCAAATACAGAATTCAATTTTGGCGACAGAGGATACCTGGAATTTGAGCACATAACATGGGTAAGTATATGACATCtctaattttgttttctttttcttccttcttttgAAAGTTATTTGGTTTCTAAATGATCGGATACTGTTTAAACACATTAGTTAACCTTGGAAAAGGTTTATCAAAATTGAACTGCCTATGGGAAGTAGCCTTGTTTTTGAGTTAGCCTGTGCCAACTTTTGCAGATACTATGATGTTTTTGACCTTTGCCAAGGATATTGTCAAAATGTTAGATTAGTCgtgctttttttttgtttcaatcTTTAATTTTATGGTGCATCTGTTGACTCATATCAACTTTTTTGAATGTACTTAAGGTTATCATTTTGAAtctttttttatatgaatattattctGAATCTTGATTTGTTGCTTCTCAGGCTCCTTATCAGCACAAGTTGATCAACTTGAGTCTTCTTACTCCAGAAGAAATACGTTGGGTAAATTCGTATCATTCAAGATGTCGGGAAATTTTGGCCCCATATATGAATGATACCGAGATGGGATGGCTAATGAAAGCAACCGAACCTATTGATGTTGCCATGTGAAATCAGTGACTGGATACCTTGATTCATTTCTACTTTTGTTACTGATTAATGTACTCCATTTTCTTTGTCTCAATTCTCAAGATATTCTAATCTGCTTCTTTTGTGTTTCgttgagattatttttaataaaaagtagcAGAATTCGCGGTGTTTAATCATATTTTTGAATCTAGATGATGAGCATTTTAATGCAATGTCGTCTTTTGAAGTTGAAATGCTTCACCTGTAACACTTAAGTGTAGCTTGAACATAATCCATAAGAAGTATTAAATGAAGATATTGTGTTTTAAGGTTAagacgaaaaaaaaaaagctttttgATTGTTTGGGATATAGGTGACTTATGTTCACCTAAATATTTAGGATTTGATTAAgctaattaagttgttagtaTTGATAGAGAAGGTCTTAAATGTGCACTTGAGATTGGTTGAGGGAGTATCAATCTAGTACACTTTCCTGTACAATCATTGGATGAAGCAACTTTGGACACCAAGACTAGGAATCAACTTAAGACAAGTGTTGGATGACTAAAAAGAGCATTGAGAATATAGGAACATTGCACGCATAAAGTTGAGATCCAACCATAAGTTGTCGGTACCATTGTGCTCAAACGAGCACGGGACTCCAATAGCACTTTGCTTTGTTTTTGCTCCTTGTGCTGTTGTCCTGTCCATTTGCCATGTTTTTTGGcctttattttcatataaatacACTACTTTTAGGTCATATGTTAGTAAGCCAAAAGTCTCAATTTGTAGCCATCCTTTCTTCTTTATTTCTTTCCCATATGATATAAGTAGCCTTTCTTTCCACAAAACCTTCATTATAGTTCCTTCAATTTCATTCCTTTTGTCCTTAAACACATTATTGAACACAATCTAGTTAGAATGGTGCGCAACCTTTATTCGATGCACCATCTTAACACTTGTTTTTATTGTGTTGtttattttatcatatattaTTTCCTTGCATGTTTAGTCTAGCTCTTTGCTAGCTCTATAGACAATCATTTCTCAACCTCAAATCTTGATCTTGGTGTTGCATATTAAAAGTTCAAAACCCCTTATTTTAGATGCGTAAGCATCTCTTTTCAAGCAGTTGACcgaaaaatagtaaaaaaaaaaaataatatttgagaTAAAAAGGGTTTAGATTGTGAGGAGTTGACAAAAATTCAGTCAAATACAAAAATATAGTTTATGCAATTGTTTTCCtacttataaaataatatatagataaTGTATTATGAATATGGTATACCTACATAATATGTATTCCTCATTGATATAAttcattactattattaatagtaaACTAATATAACATCAACTATTCAAGTTGCAACTCCAAGTCACAATCCCTTAGTCTGCTTCTATTAATAGACAAACACAATAAATTCGACGAAATCATGCAAATTGCAACGTACTTGCAGTGGTCACCCATCATcaattaatgatattaatatgTCCCACTGCCATCTCCTCTGCTTTTTGACTCTGACTCCTTAATTTTATCTCACAATTCTTTGCCAATTGAGCAAACCACTTGCAAGTTGACCCTTCTATAGTCAatgctttttttgcacatttCTTTACTTCTTTCACTCTTCTTCTTATCTCAAATCCTTCAACATCTACCATGATCTTTATTATCATGTTCTTAATCTCCTCTCTACTCACCAACCCTTTGGTTGGCAATACTTTTGGCCGGATCGCAACTCCGATCTCTTCATCCATTAGTGCTGCATTCATGTTCTGTTCAGCGTAAAGTGGCCAAGCAATAATAGGTACTCCGCTTGAAAGACTTTCTAAAGTCGAGTTCCATCCACAGTGTGATATAAATCCCCCAATCGAAGGATGAGCTAGTATCTCGGTTTGTGGGGCCCACATAGGGATCACTTTACCCAAATTACTTATTTGGGTCAAAAACCCATCAGGCAAATATTGGGAGATGGCTTGATCTTGACCTTCCATTGCATGGAAAAGGGCCCCAGCTCCATCATGCTCAATTGGAGGGCGTAACACCcaaataaatttttgtttacTCTTTTCCAAACCCCAAGCTAACTCTATTGTTTGTTTGCTAGACAAAGTTCCCCCACTTCCAAAAGATACATAAAGAACCGATTCTTTAGGTTGATTATTGAGCCACATTAATAATTCACCCCCCAAACATTCCGGTCTAACCGGTCTGACCAATGGTCCAACCGGATAAACCGGCTTATTAAACATCtcccttaattttttattatttctcaAAGAAGAAAGTGTTTTAGGCTCCAATTCTTCCCAAGTATTGACCAACAAACCATCAGCTGTTCCTATATCAATAGCTATACGAACATACTCATCATAGTCTCTATTTTCCGGGTCGAAAACCGGGTCAAGTATATCATCATATTCGACCCGTTTACAACCCGGGATATACAAAGGCCCAACATGCTTAACTTGTTTGTCAAGGTGGGGCACACATATAGTCTCAGCTAAAAACCAAGCATTGGAAGGAATATAAACATACTTAACCATATTAAATTCATTAGCAAGGTTAAGAAACTCAGTGCCAAAAAGGTCCACAACAAGAAGGGTCGGGTTGTGCTCCATGGATCCAAGCTCGGATCTAAGGCTAGGAATATAGTCTCTCATCATGATGGCTAGACGGGTCATAATCTTGTCTGTGGGACCCATTTGTGTGGAGGAATCAACATAGGGAAGAACAATAAGGTCATAAAGAGTAGAGTTAGTATAATTAGATTGGTTAGGAAGGAGGGTGGATATGTTTAGGTTGGGATCCATGGATACTACGAAAATGGTAACGTGAAAAGAATGGTGGGTGGTAAGGCGGTTAGCTAGCTGGATCATGGGTATGAGATGACCCAGACCCGGACTTGCTAGCAAAGCAGCATGAGGCTTTGTTGGTATTACCATTGATattacaaactaaaaaaaagaagGTAGTTTTTGAGAAGAAGATTTGAAATTGGGATTTAAGTGTAAAAGTGCAATGAAGTGTGAAGTGAAGCATAGTGTTTATATAGAAAGTGTGAGATAAGAGATGTTAAGGAAGCTGATCATGATTCTTGAGTAATGTGAGTGTGTCGTGTAGGCCTGGCCGAATGACAAGCGACTACAAGTTGCAGAGTAATTATATGAGAATGCACTTAATATCTTTTGAATAATATTAAgttgaaaattaagaaaaaaaatagatgataaaaatgaacaataaagacaTATAGAGATGGTTAATAAATTTGTGAGTGTCATTTAAAGAAAGGAAGTGACAttgcaaaaagaaaaagagtgcAAAATGAGTTAGAAAAGATATGAAGGCCAAAATTAATTCTGGAAGTTTCCATATGGAATGCttacgggaattaagaaaattagaatattttaaatggtgaacatattatttaattaaattaataaatttgatggaagaaaagtaagaacaaaaactctaaaaaataaaaaaaatagttagaAAAGATACGGggactaaaatttataaaagaaatatttttataatgttattgaaaaaatgtggggaccataagtaatacaaaaatgttaaaatgaagttaatgaATATTATGTGAGGACCATAAGcgttataaaaatattagaataatgttgaaaaatctaaaatttgtaatgcaaatagaaaaatttattatgaaaaaacaaataaaacacctaaaaataacaaataaaaacttttttaaagAACGAATGGGGTGAATTTTGCGTGtcataaacaaaaatatattgcAATAGTCGGGTAAGATTCGATATTGGATTTTTCATTTCTTATTCAATTCAAGTCTTCTATGGGTACTTTGTTTAAGTGTCAAtacttaagaaaataaaaaaataaaaaaaaggttttaataaactttaaaaaaatgagCTCCCTCTTCCCTCCTCCCTCCCTCGCTGTGAATTTGACTTCAAATCTGCCATTGTCATTGCTAATTTGTTTTCACTATCCTTCTTTGGGTTCactaataaaatttcaattggTT from Amaranthus tricolor cultivar Red isolate AtriRed21 chromosome 3, ASM2621246v1, whole genome shotgun sequence includes:
- the LOC130807396 gene encoding anthocyanidin 3-O-glucosyltransferase 5-like; its protein translation is MVIPTKPHAALLASPGLGHLIPMIQLANRLTTHHSFHVTIFVVSMDPNLNISTLLPNQSNYTNSTLYDLIVLPYVDSSTQMGPTDKIMTRLAIMMRDYIPSLRSELGSMEHNPTLLVVDLFGTEFLNLANEFNMVKYVYIPSNAWFLAETICVPHLDKQVKHVGPLYIPGCKRVEYDDILDPVFDPENRDYDEYVRIAIDIGTADGLLVNTWEELEPKTLSSLRNNKKLREMFNKPVYPVGPLVRPVRPECLGGELLMWLNNQPKESVLYVSFGSGGTLSSKQTIELAWGLEKSKQKFIWVLRPPIEHDGAGALFHAMEGQDQAISQYLPDGFLTQISNLGKVIPMWAPQTEILAHPSIGGFISHCGWNSTLESLSSGVPIIAWPLYAEQNMNAALMDEEIGVAIRPKVLPTKGLVSREEIKNMIIKIMVDVEGFEIRRRVKEVKKCAKKALTIEGSTCKWFAQLAKNCEIKLRSQSQKAEEMAVGHINIIN